From Doryrhamphus excisus isolate RoL2022-K1 chromosome 22, RoL_Dexc_1.0, whole genome shotgun sequence, one genomic window encodes:
- the prodh2 gene encoding hydroxyproline dehydrogenase, with protein sequence MLCSCTGKQRRHLYYGRERHTGKMMFTCLRTSRQYILSVRLMSTVSHKMVATDKSTDLLASSLAFEDPKAFQVKSMGELLRALGIFRFCSFPVLVNNCDKLMSVARSILGRRLFSSLLRPTVYAQFVAGVNEKEISESMEKMNLLGLRPMLAVPIEEDLGESTGETRYNDNMEAMLECVRMSHSNAWSKDPMMQLKITALLSPELCVKLTTVISKQPYDLDLLVRAMNGETVNFPGLEESEAAHLLCSLRRLNRIAEASVNKVRILVDAEYTFMNPAMSLVTMAMMKKFNKDSAWIWNTYQCYLKETRTLLLEALAQSKDEGFCLGVKLVRGAYMDKERKLAVKEGRPDPVQDSWEDTNDNYNGLLEVMLKAIVQDPGRYRIIVATHNEESVRRAAKGVKELGIDKNGGSVCFGQLLGMCDHVSLTLAKEGYAVYKSVPYGSVEDTLPYLVRRAQENRTVLQGIRKERDLLRREFLRRLGWSS encoded by the exons ATGCTCTGCTCATGCACAGGAAAACAACGCCGACACCTGTACTACGGTCGTGAACGCCACACAGGGAAGATGATGTTCACTTGCCTGCGCACCTCACGCCAATACATCCTCTCTGTGAGGCTTATGAGCACAGTCTCCCATAAGATGGTGGCTACAGACAAGTCGACTGACCTCCTGGCCTCGTCTTTGGCCTTTGAGGATCCCAAAGCTTTCCAGGTCAAGAGTATGGGCGAGTTGCTTCGCGCTCTGGGCATATTCCGCTTCTGCTCCTTCCCCGTGTTGGTAAACAACTGCGACAAG CTGATGTCAGTGGCCCGCAGCATTCTGGGTAGGCGCCTGTTCTCGTCACTGCTCAGGCCCACGGTCTACGCTCAGTTTGTGGCTGGGGTGAATGAGAAGGAGATCTCCGAGTCCATGGAGAAGATGAACCTGCTGGGACTGAGGCCCATGCTGGCCGTCCCCATCGAGGAGGATCTGGGGGAGAGCACCGG GGAGACGCGATATAATGACAACATGGAGGCCATGTTAGAATGTGTGCGCATGTCGCACAGCAATGCCTGGAGCAAAGATCCAATGATGCAGTTGAAGATCACGGCGCTGCTCAGCCCTGAACTTTGT GTCAAACTCACCACCGTCATCTCCAAACAACCCTACGACCTGGACCTCCTGGTCCGAGCCATGAATGGAGAG ACTGTCAACTTCCCCGGTTTGGAGGAGAGCGAGGCAGCGCACTTGCTCTGCAGCCTGCGGCGCCTCAACCGCATAGCCGAG GCTAGTGTCAACAAAGTACGCATCCTAGTTGATGCGGAATACACCTTCATGAACCCCGCCATGTCCCTTGTTACCATGGCGATGATGAAAAAGTTCAACAAAGATAGCGCCTGGATTTGGAATACATACCAGTGTTACCTGAAG GAAACACGGACTCTTCTTCTGGAAGCTCTAGCTCAGTCCAAGGATGAAGGTTTCTGTTTAGGAGTGAAGCTAGTGAGAGGAGCCTACATGGACAAAGAACGGAAGCTCGCAGTGAAGGAAGGTCGCCCGGATCCcgtccaagacagctgggaggacACAAATGACAA TTATAATGGCTTGCTGGAGGTGATGCTGAAGGCCATTGTCCAGGACCCCGGACGCTACAGGATTATTGTGGCCACGCATAATGAAGAGTCAGTGAGGCGTGCAGCCAAAGG GGTTAAAGAACTGGGCATAGACAAAAATGGCGGCTCGGTGTGCTTTGGTCAGCTTTTAGGGATGTGTGATCACGTCTCCCTCACTCTCG CTAAGGAGGGTTACGCCGTGTACAAGTCGGTGCCGTACGGGTCAGTGGAAGACACGCTCCCCTACTTGGTGCGTCGGGCTCAGGAGAACCGTACCGTGTTGCAGGGAATCCGAAAGGAAAGGGATCTTTTGAGGCGGGAGTTCCTGAGGAGACTCGGATGGTCAAGTTGA